One window from the genome of Candidatus Limnocylindrales bacterium encodes:
- a CDS encoding DUF6010 family protein, with translation MPPRDPTMHPPPLYLMDYVGPSLGAVVFVLLMSLVKEPVRPRLNAMIVAGASGAYLSGGFGPWELIYPALAVPVAYAGLSSYRFVAVAWLMHAAWDVVHHLWGNPIWPFMPTSSFGCMIFDTLIAVWFLCGAPDMFAAMRPAVTLQRMHR, from the coding sequence ATGCCGCCGCGAGATCCGACGATGCACCCGCCGCCGCTTTATCTGATGGACTATGTCGGACCTTCTCTCGGCGCCGTCGTGTTCGTGCTGTTGATGTCGCTCGTGAAAGAGCCGGTTCGCCCGCGACTCAATGCGATGATCGTCGCCGGTGCGAGCGGAGCGTACCTGAGCGGCGGCTTCGGCCCGTGGGAGCTGATCTATCCCGCACTTGCAGTCCCTGTCGCTTATGCAGGCCTGAGCTCGTACCGGTTCGTCGCAGTCGCGTGGCTGATGCATGCGGCCTGGGACGTGGTGCACCATCTCTGGGGCAATCCGATCTGGCCGTTCATGCCGACATCGTCGTTTGGATGCATGATCTTCGACACGTTGATCGCGGTGTGGTTTCTCTGCGGCGCGCCCGACATGTTCGCGGCAATGCGACCGGCGGTCACGCTGCAAAGGATGCACCGATGA
- a CDS encoding MAPEG family protein, with product MTHPILRPAIVLVLWSLLVLLWMIGTRIPALKRHNLDIRGAVGGRGSDLDGVLPDKTQWKAHNYNNLMEQPTLFYALVLMLAILAPGDGVSVVLAWVYVVLRIVHSIWQATVNIVFYRATLFTISSVVLIALALRAAMLVLSE from the coding sequence ATGACTCATCCCATTCTTCGTCCCGCCATTGTGCTCGTGCTGTGGTCTCTTCTCGTTCTGCTGTGGATGATCGGCACGAGGATTCCGGCGCTCAAGCGCCACAATCTCGACATCCGAGGCGCCGTTGGTGGTCGCGGCTCCGACCTCGACGGCGTCCTGCCGGACAAGACGCAGTGGAAGGCACACAACTACAACAACCTGATGGAGCAGCCGACGCTGTTCTATGCGCTGGTGTTGATGCTCGCGATCCTCGCGCCCGGCGACGGCGTGAGTGTCGTGCTGGCATGGGTCTACGTCGTGCTGCGCATCGTGCACAGCATCTGGCAGGCCACGGTCAACATCGTTTTCTATCGCGCGACGCTCTTCACGATCTCGAGCGTGGTGCTGATCGCGCTTGCGCTGAGGGCAGCGATGCTGGTTCTCAGCGAATAG
- a CDS encoding DUF4440 domain-containing protein — MKLIAAIVSVLCIIASSPVPGPAAEDPAAEARTAIEAANAKFSEVFARGDGTALSAMYTADAFLFPPGEEIVRGNLAIGQFWKKTHESGVASAKLTTTDVERSGDIAFETGTVELVVRAQGKPDTSARAKYLVVWKRQSDGTWKLHRDIWNDLPAAK, encoded by the coding sequence ATGAAGCTCATCGCCGCGATCGTTTCTGTGCTGTGCATCATTGCCTCGTCGCCCGTACCGGGACCCGCCGCCGAAGACCCAGCGGCCGAAGCGCGCACGGCCATCGAGGCCGCCAATGCGAAGTTCAGCGAAGTTTTTGCTCGCGGAGACGGCACAGCCCTCTCCGCCATGTACACTGCCGATGCGTTCCTGTTCCCGCCCGGCGAGGAGATCGTGCGCGGCAACCTCGCGATCGGACAGTTCTGGAAGAAGACGCATGAAAGTGGCGTCGCGAGCGCGAAGCTCACGACGACGGACGTGGAGCGCAGTGGCGACATCGCGTTCGAAACCGGAACGGTGGAGCTCGTCGTACGAGCGCAAGGCAAGCCGGACACGTCGGCGAGGGCCAAGTACCTCGTGGTCTGGAAGCGGCAATCCGACGGAACGTGGAAGCTCCACCGCGATATCTGGAACGATCTTCCGGCGGCGAAGTAG
- a CDS encoding adenylate/guanylate cyclase domain-containing protein, with protein MERRHSLGYGSPVTPRIQYATTTDGVRIAYSTFGEGDGVPLVVLRPELVSHVEAEWRLPSNLFDRAELEQFARNRRVVRIDLRRSGLSDRDVADCSLDACILDVAAVADRVGFERFAIEASSSAGLVAITFAARNPQRVSHLVLTDAWIRGSGAWDTPRLKAVDELARADWQLGTDAMALWRFGWTESARIGAAHMRVCLGQEDFVAWKEASKDVDLTPLLPDIAAPVLVCISASASHVFRADLARNLMAGLGDARLVSIRDSDDTVRAVEEFLGGTVHASSAAPVAAAATGAFRTVVFTDVAGHTAMMQRLGDERGREVLRVYDRMTRDALRAHGGTELKALGDGFMASFPAATLALHFAAALQRAVAAGAETNDEPLRIRIGINAGEPIAEGDDLFGSAVILAARVADQAEGGQVVVADVVRQLVGGKDFLFAELGQPVLAGFKEPVRIWEFLW; from the coding sequence ATGGAACGCCGTCATTCGTTGGGATATGGGAGTCCGGTGACTCCCCGTATCCAGTACGCCACGACAACCGATGGCGTCCGAATTGCCTACTCCACTTTTGGCGAAGGTGACGGCGTTCCGCTCGTCGTGCTTCGGCCGGAGCTGGTCAGCCATGTCGAGGCCGAGTGGCGGCTCCCTTCGAACCTGTTCGATCGGGCGGAGCTCGAACAGTTTGCACGCAACCGGCGGGTGGTGCGGATCGATCTGCGACGCAGCGGGCTCTCCGATCGTGACGTCGCCGACTGTTCACTCGATGCGTGCATCCTGGACGTCGCGGCAGTTGCCGATCGCGTCGGGTTCGAGCGCTTCGCCATCGAGGCCTCCTCGTCGGCCGGGCTCGTGGCCATCACGTTTGCGGCCCGTAATCCGCAACGCGTTTCGCACCTGGTGTTGACCGATGCCTGGATTCGCGGTTCCGGAGCGTGGGACACGCCGCGTCTGAAGGCCGTGGACGAGCTCGCGAGGGCGGACTGGCAGCTCGGAACAGATGCCATGGCACTCTGGCGATTCGGATGGACGGAGAGCGCGCGAATAGGCGCCGCGCACATGCGCGTTTGCCTGGGTCAGGAGGATTTCGTCGCGTGGAAGGAGGCGTCGAAGGATGTCGATCTGACGCCGCTTCTGCCCGACATCGCGGCGCCGGTGCTGGTTTGCATATCGGCTAGCGCCTCGCACGTCTTTCGCGCCGACCTCGCTCGCAATCTCATGGCCGGCCTCGGTGATGCCCGACTCGTGTCGATTCGGGACAGCGATGACACTGTTCGCGCCGTCGAGGAATTCCTCGGGGGCACCGTGCACGCTTCGTCTGCTGCTCCGGTCGCGGCAGCAGCGACCGGTGCTTTTCGCACCGTGGTGTTCACGGACGTTGCCGGCCACACCGCGATGATGCAGCGCCTGGGCGATGAACGTGGGCGCGAGGTTCTGCGGGTCTACGACCGGATGACCAGGGATGCACTGCGGGCCCACGGGGGGACGGAACTGAAGGCGCTCGGCGACGGCTTCATGGCTTCGTTTCCTGCTGCGACGCTCGCGCTCCATTTCGCGGCGGCGTTGCAGCGAGCCGTGGCCGCCGGCGCGGAAACGAACGACGAACCACTTCGTATCCGCATCGGAATCAACGCGGGTGAACCCATCGCCGAGGGCGACGACCTGTTCGGAAGCGCCGTGATTCTTGCCGCAAGAGTTGCCGATCAGGCTGAGGGGGGCCAGGTGGTCGTGGCGGACGTCGTGCGGCAGCTGGTGGGAGGCAAGGATTTTCTCTTTGCCGAGCTCGGCCAGCCGGTGCTTGCCGGTTTCAAGGAACCTGTCCGCATCTGGGAGTTCCTTTGGTAG
- a CDS encoding type II toxin-antitoxin system HicB family antitoxin, which translates to MTEYEFTVVIERDEDGRYLAICPGLQGCYTEGETEEEARALIADAIRLHVQDRIDTAEPIYDEVGATKVRVAV; encoded by the coding sequence ATGACCGAGTACGAGTTCACCGTCGTGATCGAGCGCGATGAAGACGGCCGATACCTCGCCATCTGCCCCGGGCTTCAGGGCTGCTACACGGAAGGGGAGACGGAGGAGGAAGCTCGCGCGCTGATCGCCGACGCGATTCGCCTGCACGTGCAGGATCGCATCGACACAGCTGAGCCGATCTACGACGAAGTTGGTGCGACAAAGGTGCGAGTCGCGGTATGA
- a CDS encoding acyl-CoA dehydrogenase family protein gives MQRLPFTEEQEMFRQSAREFFKREIRPHSERWREAGIVDREAFEKAGQAGLLLIWADEKYGGLGLPDFRYEQILIEENAWYGDPCFFSTLHSRLVAPYIGNFGTEEQKARFLPRFATGESILAIAMTEPDAGSDLAGMKATAVRDGDDWILNGQKTYISNGILSDVVIVAAKTDPNATHAMGLFLVERGMPGFERGRNLAKMGMKAQDTAELFFENVRIPAEHVLGPPEGGFLMLMQGLAEERLIAAVGNVVGAQMAMHVTKDFVSQRKVFGKPLSKFQNTRFKLAELDAEIDIAQTYVDRAVQVHNEGQLTSEDAARIKLYSSELAGRTVDVCLQLHGGAGYMDEYPICRMYQDERINRILAGSSEIMKEIIARQILGR, from the coding sequence ATGCAGCGCCTACCGTTTACCGAAGAGCAGGAAATGTTCCGTCAGTCCGCGCGCGAGTTCTTCAAGCGCGAGATACGGCCGCACAGCGAGCGCTGGCGCGAGGCCGGCATCGTCGACCGCGAGGCGTTCGAGAAGGCCGGTCAGGCCGGGCTGCTGCTGATCTGGGCCGATGAGAAATACGGCGGCCTCGGGCTTCCGGATTTCCGTTACGAGCAGATCCTGATCGAGGAGAACGCGTGGTACGGCGATCCGTGCTTCTTCAGCACGCTGCACAGCCGGCTCGTCGCGCCGTACATAGGCAACTTCGGGACCGAAGAGCAGAAGGCGCGCTTCCTGCCGCGCTTCGCTACCGGTGAGTCGATCCTGGCGATCGCGATGACCGAACCGGATGCCGGGAGCGACCTTGCCGGCATGAAAGCAACTGCGGTTCGTGACGGCGACGACTGGATCCTCAACGGGCAGAAGACCTACATCTCGAACGGCATACTTTCGGATGTCGTCATCGTCGCCGCCAAAACCGATCCGAATGCGACGCACGCGATGGGACTGTTTCTCGTCGAGCGCGGAATGCCGGGCTTCGAGCGCGGCCGCAATCTTGCCAAGATGGGAATGAAGGCGCAGGACACAGCCGAGCTGTTCTTCGAGAATGTACGCATTCCGGCCGAGCACGTGCTTGGTCCGCCCGAAGGCGGATTCTTGATGCTGATGCAGGGACTGGCCGAAGAGCGCCTGATCGCGGCGGTCGGGAACGTCGTCGGCGCGCAGATGGCGATGCATGTAACCAAGGACTTCGTCAGCCAGCGCAAGGTTTTCGGAAAGCCGCTCAGCAAGTTCCAGAACACGCGATTCAAGCTCGCCGAGCTCGATGCCGAGATCGATATCGCGCAGACGTACGTCGATCGCGCCGTTCAGGTGCACAACGAAGGTCAGCTCACGTCCGAAGACGCGGCGCGCATCAAGCTGTACTCGAGCGAGCTTGCCGGCCGCACCGTCGATGTGTGCCTGCAACTCCACGGCGGGGCCGGCTACATGGACGAGTATCCGATCTGCCGCATGTACCAGGACGAGCGCATCAACCGGATTCTCGCGGGATCGTCGGAGATCATGAAGGAAATCATCGCGCGGCAGATTCTCGGGAGGTAG
- a CDS encoding alkaline phosphatase family protein — protein sequence MVVVAGVGSCTPAGRHEPRPVVVLGIDGLEWRLVLELIRKGEMPNLAQQMSRGSYGRLTTLHPSMSPAIWTSVATGVAPSEHGIRGFIHSKNKLFTNRDRRTKALWNIATDHGLTSQLIGWWMTYPVEPIRGIMVAQANTSMQLVREADGILKGQLVQGLDHQIHPPELNGPILAMAADVEKHFDDIVRGIVPKIPPDDDPAVTPLWKQSRWAIRADAIYERVAEETLRREPNPDLLMLYFGGTDVLGHRFWRWAYPDDYKHPPSAESVAAYGSILRDYYRYTDQRIGKILASAPPDANVIIMSDHGMGAGNRKRDFAESPDKPLRTGVHGQSEALLVIAGPDIARAKSAGSPQSVREKDLDSLGSVFDVAPTVLALLGIEVASDMKGRALTSLITAEFLARHPIRTVPTHTPKGWAKTRNLPETETPGEDERLEQLRSLGYIQ from the coding sequence ATGGTCGTTGTCGCCGGCGTCGGCTCCTGCACGCCGGCCGGGCGGCACGAGCCGCGGCCGGTCGTCGTGCTCGGCATCGACGGGCTCGAATGGAGGCTCGTGCTCGAGCTGATCCGCAAGGGAGAGATGCCGAATCTCGCGCAGCAGATGTCGCGAGGAAGCTACGGGCGGCTGACGACGCTGCATCCGAGCATGTCGCCGGCCATCTGGACGTCGGTCGCGACCGGAGTTGCGCCGTCGGAGCACGGCATCCGCGGCTTCATCCACTCGAAGAACAAGCTGTTCACGAACCGGGACCGGAGGACCAAGGCGCTCTGGAACATCGCCACCGATCACGGCCTCACGTCGCAGCTCATCGGATGGTGGATGACGTATCCGGTCGAGCCGATCCGCGGGATCATGGTCGCCCAGGCCAACACGTCGATGCAGCTCGTGCGCGAAGCCGACGGCATCCTCAAGGGCCAGCTCGTGCAGGGGCTCGATCATCAGATTCATCCGCCCGAGCTCAACGGGCCGATCCTCGCGATGGCCGCGGACGTGGAGAAGCATTTCGACGACATCGTGCGGGGTATCGTCCCGAAAATTCCTCCCGACGACGATCCCGCCGTGACGCCGCTATGGAAGCAGAGCCGATGGGCAATCCGCGCGGATGCAATCTACGAACGCGTCGCCGAAGAAACGCTTCGCCGCGAGCCGAACCCCGATCTTCTGATGCTGTACTTCGGTGGAACCGACGTGCTTGGGCATCGCTTCTGGCGCTGGGCGTACCCGGACGATTACAAGCATCCGCCATCTGCCGAGAGCGTGGCGGCGTACGGATCGATCCTGAGGGACTACTACCGGTACACGGACCAGCGCATCGGCAAGATTCTCGCGAGCGCTCCGCCGGACGCGAACGTGATCATCATGAGCGACCACGGGATGGGAGCGGGCAACCGCAAGCGCGATTTTGCGGAAAGTCCCGACAAGCCTTTGCGCACCGGCGTACACGGTCAGAGCGAAGCGCTGCTCGTGATCGCGGGGCCGGACATCGCGCGGGCGAAGTCGGCAGGCTCGCCGCAATCGGTTCGCGAGAAGGACCTCGATTCGCTCGGATCGGTCTTCGACGTTGCTCCGACGGTGCTCGCGCTGCTCGGCATCGAGGTCGCGAGCGACATGAAGGGCAGGGCGCTGACGTCGCTGATCACCGCCGAGTTCCTCGCGCGGCATCCGATCCGCACCGTGCCGACGCACACGCCGAAAGGCTGGGCGAAGACCCGCAACCTGCCGGAGACTGAAACACCCGGCGAGGACGAACGGCTCGAGCAGCTGAGGTCGCTCGGGTACATCCAGTAG
- a CDS encoding aconitate hydratase produces the protein MATIESSPEFVIQAYKKMHERLAVVRKRVGKPLTLAQKIILGHLSSPETAELERGKSYVELRPDRVAMQDATAQMALLQFMQAGRPSVAVPTTVHCDHLIQAHHGAAADTSQARTENSEVYDFLASVSAKYGIGFWKPGSGIIHQVVLENYAFPGGLMIGTDSHTPNAGGLGMCAAGVGGADAVDVMAGFPWEVLLPRTIGVRLTGKLSGWAAPKDIILKLCGILTVKGGTNKIVEYFGPGTSSISCTGKGTICNMGAELGATCSVFPFDERMATYLKATGRAKLAELAAANIDLVTADPETAERPADYYDEIVEIDLSTLEPHLVGPHTPDLARPLSEVAAAVRSEGYPDQLSAALIGSCTNSSYEDISRVASIAEQAAAHGYKARASLLVSPGSDMIFETIQRDGQMASLEKVGASVLANACGPCIGQWKRDDVAKGVRNSIVTSFNRNFPGRNDANPETLAFIASPEITLALGLAGSLSFNPMKDSLGSNGSSFRLSAPPPAPEVPAEGFATALGGYQPPAEDGSKVEIKVKPDSPRLALLDPFPKPEAPQYLRMPLLLKTQGKTTTDHISPAGPWLRFRGHLDKISDNMFTGAIRAGTGERGTTRNPLTGEQGQGVPAVARALKAAGRRWIVVGDENYGEGSSREHAAMSPRHLGCAVVLTRSFARIHESNLKKQGILPLTFANAADWAKVRDDDEISVPGALEISPGRPTDVVLHHKDGSEETIAANHSCNAEQIGWIRAGGALNLLRQ, from the coding sequence ATGGCGACGATCGAAAGCAGCCCCGAGTTTGTGATCCAGGCCTACAAGAAGATGCACGAGCGTCTCGCCGTGGTTCGAAAGCGCGTCGGGAAGCCGCTCACGCTCGCCCAGAAGATCATCCTCGGGCACCTGAGCTCGCCGGAGACCGCCGAGCTCGAGCGCGGCAAGAGCTACGTCGAGCTGAGGCCGGATCGCGTCGCCATGCAGGATGCGACGGCGCAGATGGCGCTCCTGCAGTTCATGCAGGCAGGCAGGCCGTCGGTCGCCGTGCCGACGACCGTGCACTGCGACCATCTGATCCAGGCCCACCACGGCGCCGCCGCCGACACGTCGCAGGCCCGGACCGAGAATTCGGAGGTCTACGACTTCCTCGCGTCGGTCTCGGCAAAATACGGGATCGGATTCTGGAAGCCGGGCTCCGGCATCATCCACCAGGTCGTCCTCGAGAATTACGCGTTCCCGGGCGGGCTCATGATTGGCACCGATTCGCATACGCCGAACGCGGGCGGTCTCGGGATGTGCGCGGCGGGCGTTGGCGGCGCCGATGCGGTCGACGTCATGGCCGGCTTTCCGTGGGAGGTGCTGCTTCCGCGAACGATCGGGGTCCGGCTGACCGGCAAGCTCAGCGGCTGGGCCGCGCCCAAGGACATCATCCTCAAGCTTTGCGGGATCCTTACGGTAAAGGGCGGAACCAACAAGATTGTCGAGTACTTCGGGCCCGGAACCTCAAGCATCAGCTGCACGGGCAAGGGGACCATCTGCAACATGGGCGCCGAGCTCGGAGCGACCTGCTCGGTGTTCCCGTTCGACGAACGGATGGCGACGTACCTCAAGGCAACCGGCCGCGCGAAGCTGGCCGAGCTAGCCGCCGCAAACATCGATCTCGTGACCGCCGACCCCGAGACCGCCGAGCGGCCCGCCGACTACTACGACGAGATCGTCGAGATCGACCTGTCGACCCTCGAGCCGCATCTGGTCGGCCCGCACACGCCGGATCTCGCCCGCCCGCTCTCCGAGGTCGCGGCCGCCGTTCGAAGCGAAGGCTATCCGGACCAGCTCAGCGCTGCCCTCATCGGGAGCTGCACGAACTCGTCGTACGAGGACATCTCGCGCGTGGCGTCGATCGCTGAGCAGGCGGCAGCGCACGGTTACAAGGCCAGGGCGTCGCTCCTCGTCAGCCCGGGCAGCGACATGATCTTCGAAACCATCCAGCGCGACGGCCAGATGGCGTCGCTCGAGAAGGTCGGTGCATCGGTTCTCGCCAACGCGTGCGGGCCGTGCATCGGCCAGTGGAAGCGCGACGACGTTGCCAAGGGCGTCCGGAACTCGATCGTCACGTCGTTCAACCGCAACTTTCCCGGCCGCAACGACGCCAATCCCGAGACGCTCGCGTTCATCGCGAGCCCGGAGATCACGCTTGCGCTCGGCCTTGCCGGATCGCTGTCGTTCAATCCGATGAAGGATTCTCTCGGCAGCAACGGCTCGAGCTTCCGCCTGTCTGCTCCTCCGCCGGCTCCCGAAGTTCCGGCCGAAGGATTTGCGACCGCGCTCGGCGGCTATCAGCCGCCGGCCGAAGACGGCAGCAAGGTCGAGATCAAGGTGAAGCCGGACAGCCCGCGCCTCGCGCTGCTCGACCCGTTTCCGAAGCCCGAAGCACCGCAGTACCTGCGCATGCCGCTGCTGCTCAAGACGCAGGGCAAGACGACGACCGACCACATCTCGCCGGCCGGCCCGTGGCTGCGCTTCCGCGGACACCTCGACAAGATCAGCGACAACATGTTCACCGGCGCGATCCGCGCAGGCACCGGCGAGCGCGGCACCACGCGCAATCCGCTGACCGGCGAACAGGGCCAGGGCGTGCCGGCCGTTGCACGTGCGCTCAAGGCGGCCGGCCGCAGGTGGATCGTGGTCGGAGACGAGAACTACGGCGAAGGCTCGAGCCGCGAGCACGCCGCGATGAGCCCGCGCCATCTCGGCTGCGCCGTCGTGCTGACGCGCAGCTTTGCACGCATCCATGAGTCGAACCTCAAGAAGCAGGGCATCCTGCCACTGACGTTCGCGAACGCGGCGGACTGGGCGAAGGTGCGCGACGACGACGAGATCTCCGTGCCCGGTGCGCTCGAGATTTCACCGGGCCGTCCGACCGACGTCGTGCTGCATCACAAGGACGGCAGCGAAGAGACGATCGCGGCGAACCACTCGTGCAACGCCGAGCAGATCGGCTGGATCCGCGCGGGCGGCGCGCTCAACCTGCTGCGTCAGTAG
- the gltX gene encoding glutamate--tRNA ligase: protein MSEIRTRFAPSPTGHLHIGGARTALFNWLFSRHHSGSFVLRIEDTDRERSTDEYTQAILEGLKWLGLSWDEGPIFQSKRSDYYRDVVGRLLKSGHAYWCFCSAADLEERRRKAQEEGKPFGYDRRCRDLGRKPAEGETAVVRLAVPLGGQTVVKDVIRGDITFENSELDDFVLVRSDGSPVFHLVNVADDIDMEITHVLRGEDHITNTPRQVQIFLALDEEPPVYGHMPLIVGQDRSRLSKRHGATSLLAYRDLGFLPEATLNYLARLGWSHGDQEIFTIPELVDAFDPSAIHKAAAAWDMEKFEWVNAQHMKLCTAAQLAAAVKPFLPDDWLRTLGDHFLESGVALVRERARTLVELAAAMGPLVRVSVEYDPAAVEKHLAEGDRRRLLELVLELQAMDDWTLPQIENELRAFCEGEGIKLGAIAQPLRVALTGGTASPGIFELCHVLGRDRVVARIREACDGAATGVLRLRPAAAAAAPAGAAKTTTTDAAG, encoded by the coding sequence ATGTCGGAAATCCGTACGCGCTTTGCACCGAGCCCGACCGGCCACCTTCACATAGGCGGCGCGCGCACGGCGCTTTTCAACTGGCTGTTCTCTCGCCATCACAGCGGAAGCTTCGTGCTGCGGATCGAAGACACCGACCGTGAACGCTCGACCGACGAGTACACTCAGGCAATTCTGGAAGGACTGAAATGGCTCGGCCTTTCGTGGGACGAAGGGCCAATCTTCCAGTCGAAGCGCAGCGACTATTACCGCGACGTCGTCGGCCGGTTGCTCAAGAGCGGGCACGCGTACTGGTGCTTCTGTTCGGCAGCCGATCTCGAAGAGCGCCGGAGGAAAGCCCAGGAAGAAGGAAAGCCGTTCGGCTACGACCGCCGCTGCCGCGACCTTGGCCGCAAGCCGGCCGAAGGCGAGACCGCAGTCGTGCGCCTTGCGGTTCCGCTCGGCGGCCAGACCGTCGTGAAGGACGTGATCCGCGGCGACATCACGTTCGAGAACAGCGAGCTCGACGACTTCGTGCTGGTTCGCTCGGACGGCTCGCCGGTGTTCCACCTGGTCAACGTCGCCGACGACATCGACATGGAGATCACGCACGTGCTGCGCGGCGAAGACCACATCACCAACACGCCGCGCCAGGTGCAGATCTTCCTGGCGCTCGACGAGGAGCCTCCGGTCTACGGTCACATGCCGCTGATCGTCGGGCAGGACCGAAGCCGGCTGTCGAAACGGCACGGGGCGACTTCACTGCTGGCCTACCGCGATCTCGGGTTCCTGCCCGAAGCCACGCTCAACTATCTTGCGAGGCTCGGCTGGTCGCACGGCGATCAGGAGATCTTCACGATTCCCGAGCTCGTCGATGCATTCGATCCGTCGGCGATCCACAAGGCCGCGGCCGCGTGGGACATGGAAAAGTTCGAATGGGTCAATGCCCAGCACATGAAATTGTGTACCGCTGCGCAGCTGGCCGCCGCGGTAAAGCCGTTCCTGCCGGACGACTGGCTGCGGACGCTCGGCGATCATTTCCTCGAATCCGGTGTGGCATTGGTGCGCGAGCGCGCGCGCACGCTCGTCGAGCTTGCGGCCGCGATGGGACCGCTGGTGCGCGTCTCGGTCGAATACGATCCGGCTGCTGTCGAGAAGCATCTCGCGGAAGGCGACCGCCGCCGGCTCTTGGAGCTCGTGCTCGAGCTCCAAGCGATGGACGACTGGACGCTGCCGCAGATCGAAAACGAGCTGCGGGCGTTCTGCGAAGGCGAGGGGATCAAGCTCGGCGCGATTGCCCAGCCGCTGCGCGTCGCGCTGACGGGCGGCACGGCGAGCCCGGGGATTTTCGAGCTTTGCCACGTGCTCGGCCGCGACCGCGTCGTGGCCCGCATCCGGGAGGCGTGCGACGGCGCGGCGACCGGTGTGCTGCGGCTGCGGCCCGCTGCAGCCGCTGCAGCGCCTGCCGGTGCCGCAAAGACGACGACTACTGACGCAGCAGGTTGA
- the ispF gene encoding 2-C-methyl-D-erythritol 2,4-cyclodiphosphate synthase — protein sequence MLRIGQGYDIHRLVAGRPLWLGLIEIPFDRGSLGHSDGDVAAHALCDALLSAAGLGDMGVFFPSNDMRWKDARSSVFLAEVRDRLAAKHATIVSADVTIVIEKPRLAPHIEAMRSAMANELRVGTDVLSIKAKTSDGIGPVGESAAVASLATVLVELA from the coding sequence ATGCTGCGCATTGGTCAGGGCTATGACATCCATCGGCTCGTCGCGGGCCGGCCGCTGTGGCTCGGGCTCATCGAGATCCCGTTCGATCGCGGCTCACTCGGACACAGCGACGGCGATGTCGCGGCCCACGCACTGTGCGATGCGCTGCTTTCGGCCGCGGGTCTCGGCGACATGGGAGTGTTCTTCCCGTCGAACGACATGAGGTGGAAGGACGCCCGCTCGTCGGTCTTTCTCGCCGAAGTGCGCGATCGTCTCGCGGCAAAACATGCCACGATCGTCAGCGCCGACGTGACGATCGTCATCGAAAAACCCCGGCTCGCGCCCCATATCGAGGCCATGCGCAGCGCGATGGCGAACGAGCTCCGCGTCGGCACCGATGTTCTCTCGATCAAGGCAAAAACCAGCGACGGCATCGGGCCGGTCGGCGAATCCGCCGCGGTGGCATCGCTTGCCACAGTGCTCGTCGAGCTAGCCTGA